The Streptomyces seoulensis genome contains a region encoding:
- a CDS encoding PucR family transcriptional regulator has product MPEPESHHSDPAVHAVHPHTATLRRLEKSSGSLAAQAIARMDDTLPWYRAMPPENRSWIGLVAQAGIAAFTEWFRHPEAPQAISTDVFGTAPRELTRAITLRQTVEMVRTTIEVMESAIDEVAAPGDERVLREALLVYAREIAFATAQVYAQAAEARGAWDARLESLVVNAVLSGEADEGAVSRAAALGWNSPENVCVVLGTAPDGDSELTVEAIRRAARHAKLQVLTGVLGDRLVVIAGGSSVQPLNVAKSLIGPFAPGPVVAGPVMNDLQAATRSAQAAAAGLKACTAWQDAPRPVLADDLLPERAIAGDPGAREQLVEEIYRPLEEAGSALLETLSVYLEQASSLEGAARMLFVHPNTVRYRLRRVTDVTGWSPSDVRSAFTLRIALILGRLTDGESQP; this is encoded by the coding sequence GTGCCCGAACCCGAATCCCACCACAGCGACCCCGCGGTACACGCCGTCCACCCGCACACCGCGACCCTGCGGCGGCTGGAGAAATCCTCCGGCAGTCTCGCCGCGCAGGCCATCGCGCGGATGGACGACACCCTGCCGTGGTACCGGGCCATGCCTCCGGAGAACCGGTCCTGGATCGGGCTCGTGGCCCAGGCCGGTATCGCCGCCTTCACCGAGTGGTTCCGGCACCCCGAGGCGCCCCAGGCCATCTCGACCGACGTCTTCGGCACGGCGCCCCGTGAGCTGACCCGCGCGATCACGCTGCGCCAGACCGTGGAGATGGTGCGCACCACCATCGAGGTCATGGAGAGCGCCATCGACGAGGTGGCCGCCCCCGGCGACGAGCGCGTGCTGCGCGAGGCGCTCCTGGTCTACGCGCGGGAGATCGCCTTCGCCACCGCCCAGGTCTACGCCCAGGCCGCCGAGGCACGCGGTGCCTGGGACGCCCGCCTGGAGTCGCTGGTGGTGAACGCGGTGCTCAGCGGCGAAGCAGACGAGGGCGCCGTGAGCCGGGCCGCCGCCCTCGGCTGGAACTCGCCGGAGAACGTGTGCGTGGTGCTCGGCACCGCCCCGGACGGCGACAGCGAGCTGACCGTGGAGGCGATCCGTCGGGCCGCCCGGCACGCCAAGCTCCAGGTGCTCACCGGGGTGCTCGGGGACCGTCTCGTGGTGATCGCCGGGGGCAGCTCGGTGCAGCCGCTGAACGTCGCCAAGTCGCTGATCGGCCCGTTCGCGCCGGGTCCGGTGGTCGCGGGGCCGGTCATGAACGACCTCCAGGCCGCGACCCGGTCCGCGCAGGCCGCGGCGGCGGGACTGAAGGCGTGCACCGCCTGGCAGGACGCACCCCGGCCGGTGCTGGCGGACGATCTGCTTCCGGAGCGCGCCATCGCGGGTGATCCCGGTGCGCGCGAGCAGTTGGTGGAGGAGATCTACAGACCGCTGGAGGAGGCGGGGTCGGCGCTCCTGGAGACGCTGAGTGTCTACCTGGAGCAGGCGAGCAGCCTGGAGGGCGCGGCGAGGATGCTCTTCGTTCACCCGAACACCGTGCGCTACCGGCTTCGACGTGTGACTGACGTCACCGGCTGGTCGCCCTCCGATGTACGATCCGCGTTCACGTTGCGGATCGCCCTGATCCTGGGGCGGCTCACCGACGGGGAGTCCCAGCCCTAG
- a CDS encoding ACP S-malonyltransferase yields the protein MLVLVAPGQGAQTPGFLTPWLELPGAADRVAAWSDAIGLDLVHYGTQADADAIRDTAVAQPLLVAAGLLSAAALGDISEIAPGAVAGHSVGEITAAAFAGVLDDISALNLVRKRGLAMADAAAITETGMSALLGGDPEVSVAHLEKLGLTPANINGAGQIVAAGTMEQLAALLEDKPEGVRKVVPLKVAGAFHTRHMAPAVETLAKAAAELAPADPKLTYVSNKDGRTVASGTEVLERLVGQVANPVRWDLCMETFKELGVTALIEVCPGGTLTGLAKRALPGVRTLALKTPEDLDAARALIAETATPAADAAGA from the coding sequence GTGCTCGTACTCGTCGCTCCCGGCCAGGGCGCCCAGACGCCCGGCTTCCTGACCCCCTGGCTCGAACTCCCCGGTGCCGCCGACCGCGTCGCCGCGTGGTCCGACGCCATCGGACTGGACCTCGTCCACTACGGAACGCAGGCCGACGCGGACGCGATCCGCGACACGGCTGTCGCGCAGCCGCTGCTGGTCGCGGCCGGGCTGCTGTCCGCCGCGGCACTGGGTGACATCTCGGAGATCGCGCCGGGCGCGGTGGCGGGCCACAGCGTCGGCGAGATCACCGCGGCCGCCTTCGCGGGCGTGCTGGACGACATCTCCGCGCTGAACCTGGTGCGCAAGCGGGGTCTGGCCATGGCCGACGCCGCCGCGATCACCGAGACCGGCATGTCGGCGCTGCTCGGCGGCGACCCGGAGGTCTCCGTCGCGCACCTGGAGAAGCTGGGCCTGACCCCGGCCAACATCAACGGCGCGGGCCAGATCGTCGCGGCGGGCACGATGGAGCAGCTCGCCGCGCTGCTGGAGGACAAGCCGGAGGGCGTCCGCAAGGTCGTCCCGCTGAAGGTGGCCGGCGCCTTCCACACCCGCCACATGGCGCCCGCCGTCGAGACGCTGGCCAAGGCCGCGGCCGAGCTGGCTCCGGCGGACCCGAAGCTGACCTACGTGTCCAACAAGGACGGCCGCACGGTCGCCTCCGGCACCGAGGTGCTCGAGCGGCTGGTCGGCCAGGTCGCCAACCCGGTCCGCTGGGACCTGTGCATGGAGACCTTCAAGGAACTGGGCGTCACCGCGCTGATCGAGGTGTGCCCCGGCGGCACGCTGACCGGCCTGGCCAAGCGCGCGCTGCCCGGTGTACGGACGCTCGCCCTGAAGACCCCCGAGGATCTCGACGCGGCGCGCGCGCTCATCGCCGAGACCGCGACTCCTGCCGCTGACGCGGCGGGCGCCTGA
- a CDS encoding TetR family transcriptional regulator — protein METLRERKKRRTREALVRAALELFTTQGYEHTTVDEIAEAVDVSQRTFFRYFAGKEDAAFAVQEMTEAHFVAAVRARPADEPPMEALRQAVLEGWDDIRETVESVVPVELYLRMYRMIESTPALLAAHLRRSAATEQTIARLLAEREGVDVDADPRPRLAVAVFAGVIRVTERQWSTGDDFSLSAIRGLTAAYLDQVGPALTGNWRAA, from the coding sequence ATGGAGACGCTGCGCGAGCGCAAGAAGCGGCGTACCCGCGAGGCGCTGGTGCGCGCCGCCCTCGAGCTGTTCACCACCCAGGGGTACGAGCACACCACCGTCGACGAGATCGCCGAGGCCGTCGACGTCTCGCAGCGCACCTTCTTCCGCTACTTCGCGGGCAAGGAGGACGCCGCCTTCGCCGTGCAGGAGATGACCGAGGCGCACTTCGTGGCCGCCGTACGCGCCCGGCCGGCGGACGAACCGCCGATGGAGGCGCTGCGGCAGGCGGTCCTGGAGGGCTGGGACGACATACGGGAGACCGTCGAGTCGGTGGTCCCGGTCGAGCTGTACCTGCGCATGTACCGCATGATCGAGTCGACGCCGGCGCTGCTCGCCGCGCATCTGCGCCGTTCGGCGGCGACCGAGCAGACCATCGCCCGGCTGCTCGCGGAGCGCGAGGGGGTCGACGTGGACGCCGACCCGCGCCCGCGGCTCGCCGTGGCCGTGTTCGCCGGGGTGATACGGGTCACCGAGCGCCAGTGGAGCACGGGCGACGACTTCAGCCTTTCGGCCATCCGGGGGCTCACGGCGGCGTACCTCGACCAGGTGGGCCCGGCGCTGACGGGGAACTGGCGCGCGGCCTGA
- a CDS encoding ketoacyl-ACP synthase III, whose protein sequence is MAKIKPSKGAPYARILGVGGYRPTRVVPNEVILETIDSSDEWIRSRSGIETRHWAGPDETVAAMSVEAAGKAIADAGIDAEQIGAVVVSTVSHFSQTPAVATEIADKLGTDKAAAFDISAGCAGFGYGLTLAKGMVVEGSAEYVLVIGVERLSDLTDLEDRATAFLFGDGAGAVVVGPSKEPAIGPTVWGSEGDKAGTIKQTVPWDRFAVGDVSQLPLDSAGNVKFPAITQEGQAVFRWAVFEMAKVAQQALEAAGISSDDLDVFIPHQANVRIIDSMVKTLKLPEHVTVARDIRTTGNTSAASIPLAMERLLATGEAKSGDTALVIGFGAGLVYAATVVTLP, encoded by the coding sequence ATGGCGAAGATCAAGCCCAGCAAGGGCGCCCCGTACGCGCGCATCCTCGGGGTCGGCGGCTACCGCCCGACCCGGGTGGTGCCCAACGAGGTGATCCTGGAGACGATCGACTCCTCCGACGAGTGGATCCGCTCCCGCTCCGGCATCGAGACCCGGCACTGGGCGGGCCCGGACGAGACGGTCGCCGCGATGTCCGTCGAGGCCGCGGGCAAGGCGATCGCCGACGCGGGCATCGACGCCGAGCAGATCGGCGCCGTGGTGGTCTCCACCGTCTCGCACTTCAGCCAGACCCCGGCCGTGGCCACGGAGATCGCGGACAAGCTGGGCACCGACAAGGCCGCCGCGTTCGACATCTCGGCGGGCTGCGCGGGCTTCGGCTACGGTCTGACCCTCGCCAAGGGCATGGTGGTGGAAGGTTCCGCCGAGTACGTGCTCGTCATCGGCGTGGAGCGGCTCAGCGACCTGACCGACCTGGAGGACCGCGCGACGGCCTTCCTGTTCGGTGACGGCGCGGGCGCGGTCGTGGTCGGCCCCTCCAAGGAGCCCGCCATCGGCCCGACCGTGTGGGGCTCCGAGGGCGACAAGGCCGGCACCATCAAGCAGACCGTGCCGTGGGACCGCTTCGCCGTCGGCGACGTCTCCCAGCTCCCCCTGGACAGCGCGGGCAATGTCAAGTTCCCCGCGATCACGCAGGAGGGCCAGGCGGTGTTCCGCTGGGCCGTGTTCGAGATGGCGAAGGTCGCCCAGCAGGCGCTGGAAGCGGCCGGGATCTCCTCGGACGACCTGGACGTCTTCATCCCGCACCAGGCCAATGTGCGGATCATCGACTCGATGGTGAAGACTCTGAAGCTGCCGGAGCATGTCACGGTCGCCCGTGACATCCGTACCACCGGCAACACCTCGGCCGCGTCGATCCCGCTCGCGATGGAGCGGCTTCTGGCGACCGGCGAGGCCAAGAGCGGCGACACGGCGCTCGTCATCGGATTCGGGGCGGGTCTGGTCTACGCCGCCACGGTCGTTACCCTCCCCTAG
- a CDS encoding pirin family protein yields the protein MEVRRAAERYHGGDPEAGIDSRHAFSFGPHYDPGNLRFGAVIACNEERLAPGAGFGEHPHSHTEIVTWVVEGELTHRDSAGHESVVRPGDVQHLSAAAGVRHIERNDGTAPLTFVQMWLAPLEPGGEPSYEVVPGIADSTPYALPGAGAMLHVRRPAAGEWTAVPDAAHLYVHVVRGEVRLAGETLGPGDSARITGAEGLAAVGVTAAELLLWEMGP from the coding sequence ATGGAGGTACGGCGCGCCGCTGAGCGTTACCACGGAGGAGACCCGGAGGCGGGCATCGACTCCCGGCACGCCTTCTCGTTCGGGCCGCACTACGACCCCGGCAACCTGCGTTTCGGCGCGGTGATCGCCTGCAACGAGGAGCGGCTCGCGCCCGGCGCCGGCTTCGGCGAGCACCCGCACAGCCACACCGAGATCGTCACCTGGGTCGTCGAGGGCGAGCTGACCCACCGCGACTCCGCCGGGCACGAGAGCGTGGTGCGCCCCGGGGACGTCCAGCACCTGAGCGCGGCCGCGGGGGTCAGGCACATCGAGCGCAACGACGGCACGGCCCCGCTGACCTTCGTGCAGATGTGGCTGGCTCCGCTCGAGCCCGGCGGCGAGCCGTCCTACGAGGTCGTGCCCGGCATCGCCGACTCCACCCCGTACGCCCTCCCCGGGGCCGGCGCGATGCTGCACGTCCGGCGCCCGGCGGCGGGGGAGTGGACGGCGGTGCCGGACGCCGCGCACCTCTACGTCCACGTGGTGCGCGGTGAGGTCCGGCTCGCCGGGGAGACGCTCGGGCCCGGCGACTCGGCGCGGATCACCGGCGCCGAGGGGCTCGCGGCGGTGGGCGTGACGGCGGCCGAGCTGCTGCTGTGGGAGATGGGTCCCTAG
- a CDS encoding MerR family transcriptional regulator has translation MTVMQTTQAEAAGQDICSGPPPRHPRPDGQDRYTISEVVAFTGLTAHTLRWYERIGLMPHVDRSHTGQRRYTNRDLDWLVFVTKLRLTGMPVADMVRYAELVRQGESTYDERRGLLESTRRDVLARIDELRDTLAVLDLKIGFYATEGTSR, from the coding sequence ATGACGGTGATGCAGACCACGCAAGCGGAGGCGGCCGGCCAGGACATCTGCTCCGGCCCCCCGCCGCGCCATCCCCGGCCCGACGGCCAGGACCGGTACACGATCAGTGAGGTCGTCGCCTTCACCGGACTGACCGCGCACACCCTGCGCTGGTACGAGCGGATCGGCCTGATGCCGCACGTCGACCGCTCGCACACCGGCCAGCGCCGCTACACCAACCGCGATCTGGACTGGCTGGTCTTCGTCACCAAGCTGCGCCTCACCGGCATGCCGGTCGCCGACATGGTCCGGTACGCCGAGCTGGTGCGGCAGGGGGAGAGCACCTACGACGAGCGGCGCGGGCTGCTGGAGTCGACCCGCCGGGACGTGCTCGCCCGGATCGACGAACTGCGGGACACGCTCGCGGTGCTCGACCTGAAGATCGGTTTCTACGCCACGGAGGGGACCTCCCGATGA
- a CDS encoding GNAT family N-acetyltransferase: MSLVRRALPEDAREVLRLRQVMIDSVSGGGDAGTWHEESLPGLRARLADPDGTFAAFVVDHPERPGALAALAAGTVEYRIGRETNPHGTVGFVFSVATDPGTRRRGYSRACMDELLAWFRERGARQIQLTASADARPLYEALGFKPKPDPLMELRL, translated from the coding sequence ATGAGTCTCGTACGCCGGGCCCTGCCCGAGGATGCGCGGGAAGTGCTCCGCCTGCGCCAGGTGATGATCGACTCCGTCTCCGGAGGAGGTGACGCGGGGACCTGGCACGAGGAGTCCCTGCCCGGCCTGCGGGCCCGCCTCGCCGACCCGGACGGCACGTTCGCCGCCTTCGTGGTGGACCACCCGGAGCGGCCGGGGGCGCTGGCCGCGCTCGCGGCGGGGACCGTGGAGTACCGGATCGGGCGCGAGACCAACCCGCACGGCACGGTCGGCTTCGTCTTCAGCGTCGCCACCGACCCCGGCACCCGCCGCCGGGGCTACTCCCGCGCGTGCATGGACGAGCTGCTGGCGTGGTTCCGCGAGCGGGGCGCCCGGCAGATCCAGTTGACCGCCTCCGCCGACGCCCGCCCGCTGTACGAGGCGCTGGGGTTCAAGCCCAAACCGGACCCCTTGATGGAGCTGCGGCTGTGA
- a CDS encoding DUF4429 domain-containing protein, whose translation MGDVLAGIHAVWEFDSDSVLIRYERGIRTPKLFQALGERRVPLAALEGVSLTEGRRGTVVLRLQPRAGADPLLEAAAGQLPEGLDPYRLVLPAERETLAEYYADELKAGLTGSGPADRYLIEAPEAPLRFKAYDGKASFDGTSVRFRWSWTGASSAKWKAGDQRFAVADLGGVEWRSPEAFEGYLRLLPNDLAGAAPPVPPDQDAATVVFGLGYGPVHESLPFAAAVLAAVRTRGAVPAVPAAPAAPRRDPADIAERIRHLGELHQAGLVTDEEFSAKKAELLAEL comes from the coding sequence ATGGGTGACGTACTGGCGGGTATTCATGCCGTCTGGGAGTTCGACTCCGACTCCGTGCTCATCCGCTACGAGCGGGGGATACGCACACCGAAACTCTTCCAGGCACTCGGTGAACGGCGAGTACCGCTCGCCGCGCTGGAGGGCGTGAGCCTGACCGAGGGCAGACGGGGGACGGTCGTGCTGCGGCTCCAGCCGCGCGCCGGAGCCGACCCGCTGCTGGAGGCGGCGGCGGGCCAACTGCCCGAGGGCCTGGACCCGTACCGGCTGGTGCTGCCCGCCGAGCGGGAGACCCTGGCCGAGTACTACGCCGACGAACTGAAGGCCGGGCTGACCGGGTCCGGTCCCGCCGACCGGTATCTGATCGAGGCACCCGAGGCGCCGCTCCGCTTCAAGGCGTACGACGGGAAGGCGTCCTTCGACGGCACCTCGGTGCGTTTCCGCTGGTCGTGGACGGGTGCGTCCTCCGCGAAGTGGAAGGCGGGCGACCAGCGGTTCGCGGTCGCGGACCTCGGCGGGGTGGAGTGGCGCTCACCGGAGGCGTTCGAGGGGTATCTGCGGCTGCTGCCGAACGACCTCGCGGGCGCGGCTCCCCCGGTGCCGCCCGACCAGGACGCGGCGACCGTGGTCTTCGGGCTCGGGTACGGGCCGGTGCACGAGTCGCTGCCGTTCGCGGCGGCGGTCCTCGCGGCCGTGCGGACCCGAGGGGCGGTACCGGCCGTGCCGGCGGCCCCGGCCGCGCCCCGGCGGGACCCGGCCGACATCGCCGAGCGCATCCGCCACCTCGGTGAGCTGCACCAGGCCGGTCTGGTGACCGACGAGGAGTTCTCCGCCAAGAAGGCCGAGCTGCTGGCGGAGCTGTAG
- a CDS encoding aldo/keto reductase: MTDRTLPAVRLGGTGPETSVQGLGCMGMSFGYGPADAEQSRAALERAFDLGVTLYDTADAYGAGENERFLAPFFKAHRDDVVIATKFALSIPPDDPSKRIIRNDAPYIRQAVEDSLKRLDVDVIDLYYMHRRDVDVPIEETVGVMADLVREGKVKYLGLSEVTAAELRAAHAVHPVAAVQSEWSLFSRDIEAQVVPAARELGVGLVPYSPLGRGFLTGAFTDAAKELTADDFRRSQPRFTGDNASANAALLEPVRQVAEAHGATLGQVALAWVHQRAAVHGLAVVPIPGTRKADRVTENAGAAHLVLTGEELALLEPIAGRVAGDRYADMTFTSAGRER; encoded by the coding sequence ATGACCGACCGCACACTCCCGGCCGTACGCCTGGGCGGGACCGGCCCGGAGACCAGCGTCCAGGGCCTCGGCTGCATGGGCATGAGCTTCGGCTACGGCCCGGCCGACGCCGAGCAGTCACGGGCCGCGCTGGAGCGCGCCTTCGACCTCGGCGTCACGCTGTACGACACGGCGGACGCCTACGGCGCCGGGGAGAACGAGCGGTTCCTCGCCCCCTTCTTCAAGGCCCACCGCGACGACGTGGTGATCGCCACCAAGTTCGCGCTGTCCATCCCGCCGGACGACCCCAGCAAGCGGATCATCCGCAACGACGCCCCGTACATCCGTCAGGCGGTCGAGGACAGCCTCAAGCGGCTCGACGTCGACGTGATCGACCTCTATTACATGCACCGCCGCGATGTGGACGTGCCCATCGAGGAGACCGTCGGAGTCATGGCCGACCTGGTGCGCGAGGGCAAGGTGAAGTACCTGGGGCTGAGCGAGGTCACGGCCGCCGAGCTGCGCGCCGCGCACGCCGTCCACCCGGTCGCGGCCGTGCAGTCCGAGTGGTCGCTGTTCAGCCGGGACATCGAGGCCCAGGTGGTCCCGGCCGCCCGCGAACTGGGCGTCGGCCTGGTGCCGTACTCCCCGCTGGGCCGTGGCTTCCTCACCGGCGCCTTCACCGACGCCGCCAAGGAGCTGACGGCCGACGACTTCCGCCGGTCCCAGCCCCGCTTCACCGGCGACAACGCGAGCGCCAACGCGGCCCTGCTGGAGCCGGTGCGCCAGGTGGCCGAGGCGCACGGGGCGACCCTCGGCCAGGTCGCGCTGGCCTGGGTGCACCAGCGGGCGGCGGTGCACGGCCTCGCGGTCGTGCCCATCCCCGGCACCCGCAAGGCGGACCGGGTCACCGAGAACGCCGGAGCCGCGCACCTCGTCCTCACCGGGGAGGAGCTGGCCCTGCTGGAGCCGATCGCCGGGCGCGTCGCGGGGGACCGGTACGCCGACATGACGTTCACCTCGGCGGGCCGGGAGCGGTAG
- a CDS encoding alpha/beta hydrolase, which yields MTSFGTSPQLNVWRALLALAVVFVMLATTGWTALHTHRESTALRSSLSQWVRDSVHGKPLPDPAKTAPDGLARFFGSLTAHDRHDLAKRYPLAVGNMNGAPVALRYEANRVALERARDVESRRMHDNRLSTAGHQDAARRLHRYEALMRPERHILAFDPEGSGRIAEVFGDLRRAERISVVVPGVDTDLLTFEKSYRQYSAPVGMAKALYSAERQAAPSTRTAVIAWADYTAPAGLGVDAATAMRAADGAIRLNALLRGLPGRAEVSMFCHSYGSVVCGVAAPGMPRLVSDIAVAASPGMRVAKAAHLNRTARVWAMRDATDWVQDVPYLEVGGLGHGADPVSGAFGARVLSSRDAQGHAGYFQPGTDSLRNLAEVGVGAYGAVTCARGDEACRAGVPDAPAAGRA from the coding sequence GTGACTTCCTTCGGCACCTCTCCCCAGCTCAACGTATGGCGCGCACTGCTGGCGCTGGCCGTCGTGTTCGTGATGCTCGCGACCACCGGCTGGACCGCCCTGCACACCCACCGCGAGTCGACCGCGCTGCGGTCCTCCCTCTCCCAGTGGGTGCGCGACAGCGTGCACGGCAAGCCCCTCCCGGACCCGGCGAAGACCGCCCCGGACGGGCTCGCCCGCTTCTTCGGCTCGCTCACCGCCCACGACCGCCACGACCTGGCGAAGCGCTACCCGCTGGCGGTGGGCAACATGAACGGCGCCCCCGTCGCCCTGCGCTACGAGGCCAACCGGGTGGCGCTGGAGCGGGCGCGGGACGTGGAGTCGCGGCGCATGCACGACAACCGGCTCAGTACCGCCGGCCACCAGGACGCAGCCCGTCGGCTGCACCGCTACGAGGCCCTGATGCGGCCCGAGCGGCACATCCTCGCCTTCGACCCCGAGGGTTCCGGCCGGATCGCCGAGGTCTTCGGTGACCTGCGCCGCGCCGAGCGGATCTCCGTGGTGGTGCCCGGCGTCGACACCGACCTGCTCACCTTCGAGAAGTCCTACCGCCAGTACAGCGCCCCGGTCGGCATGGCCAAGGCGCTCTACTCGGCGGAGCGGCAGGCCGCGCCCTCGACCCGTACCGCCGTGATCGCGTGGGCCGACTACACCGCGCCCGCCGGGCTCGGCGTGGACGCGGCGACCGCGATGCGCGCGGCGGACGGCGCCATCCGGCTGAACGCGCTGCTGCGCGGGCTGCCCGGCCGGGCCGAGGTGTCGATGTTCTGCCACAGCTACGGCTCCGTGGTCTGCGGGGTCGCCGCGCCCGGCATGCCCCGCCTGGTCAGCGACATCGCCGTGGCCGCGAGCCCCGGCATGCGGGTGGCCAAGGCCGCCCATCTGAACCGCACCGCCCGTGTGTGGGCGATGCGGGACGCCACCGACTGGGTGCAGGACGTGCCGTATCTGGAGGTCGGCGGGCTCGGCCACGGCGCCGACCCGGTGTCCGGCGCGTTCGGCGCACGGGTGCTGTCCTCGCGCGACGCGCAGGGCCACGCCGGTTATTTCCAGCCGGGTACGGACAGCCTGCGCAATCTCGCCGAGGTCGGCGTGGGGGCGTACGGCGCGGTGACGTGCGCCCGCGGGGACGAGGCGTGCCGGGCCGGAGTGCCTGACGCGCCCGCCGCGGGACGCGCGTAG
- a CDS encoding serine hydrolase domain-containing protein yields the protein MSLQSLALIENWPVPTAAAGVVRADGTVLGTHGPAGHRFPLASVTKPLAAYAALVAYEEGAVELDEPAGPPGATVRHLLAHTSGLAFDEHRTMSAPGERRLYSNAGFEQLGDHIAKVTGIPFAEYLRQAVLEPLGMTSTSLEGSPAKDGISTVADLLRFAAELQAPRLLDPRTVAEAMTVQYPGTKGVLPGYGHQNPNDWGLGFEIRGAKSPHWTGSSSSPRTFGHFGQSGTFLWADPDAQVAAVALADRPFGPWAVEAWPVFTDAVLAEVRG from the coding sequence ATGTCGTTGCAGAGCCTGGCACTGATCGAGAACTGGCCCGTCCCCACCGCCGCGGCGGGCGTCGTACGAGCCGACGGCACGGTGCTGGGCACCCACGGCCCGGCCGGCCACCGCTTCCCGCTGGCCTCGGTGACCAAGCCACTGGCCGCCTACGCGGCGCTCGTCGCGTACGAGGAGGGTGCCGTCGAGCTGGACGAGCCCGCCGGGCCGCCCGGTGCCACGGTGCGCCATCTGCTGGCGCACACCTCCGGGCTCGCCTTCGACGAGCACCGCACCATGTCCGCGCCGGGCGAGCGGCGGCTGTACTCCAACGCCGGTTTCGAGCAGCTCGGCGACCACATCGCCAAGGTCACCGGCATCCCCTTCGCCGAGTACCTGCGCCAGGCGGTGCTGGAGCCGCTGGGCATGACCTCGACCTCCCTGGAGGGCTCGCCCGCCAAGGACGGGATCTCCACGGTGGCCGATCTGCTGCGCTTCGCGGCCGAGCTCCAGGCGCCGCGCCTGCTGGACCCCAGGACGGTCGCGGAGGCGATGACCGTGCAGTATCCGGGGACCAAGGGCGTGCTGCCGGGGTACGGGCACCAGAACCCCAACGACTGGGGCCTGGGCTTCGAGATCCGGGGCGCCAAGTCACCGCACTGGACCGGGAGTTCGTCCTCCCCGCGCACCTTCGGCCACTTCGGCCAGTCCGGCACCTTCCTCTGGGCCGACCCGGACGCGCAGGTCGCCGCCGTCGCCCTCGCCGACCGGCCCTTCGGCCCCTGGGCCGTGGAGGCGTGGCCGGTGTTCACGGACGCGGTGCTGGCGGAGGTACGCGGCTGA